DNA sequence from the Janibacter sp. CX7 genome:
ATCGCCCGCATCTACACCGAGATGCGCGAGCGCGAGCTCGGGATCGGTGAGAGCAAGTGACCGAGAACGAGAAGGACACCATCGTGACCCAGCGGAACGACCGCAAGACCCGCCGCGGCTACGTCGTCAGCGACAAGATGGACAAGACCGTCGTCGTCGAGGTCGAGGACCGCGTCAAGCACGCGCTCTACGGCAAGGTCATGCGCAAGACCTCCAAGGTCAAGGCGCACGACGAGGAGAACGTCGCCGGCATCGGTGACCACGTCCTCATCATGGAGACCCGACCGCTGTCCGCCAACAAGCGCTGGCGGCTCGTCGAGATCCTCGAGAAGGCCAAGTAAGGCCACCCCGGAGCGAAGGGGGCGCATCCGCCCCCTTCGCCCGCGAAGACCACATCAGTTCGGCCAGGCTCGCCGCGAGCGAGAACCAGCACGACGACAGGAGTGAGAAGTGATCCAGCAGGAGTCGCGACTGCGCGTCGCCGACAACACCGGTGCCAAGGAGATCCTGTGCATCCGCGTGCTCGGTGGCTCCGGCCGCCGGTACGCCGGCGTCGGCGACACCATCGTCGCCACCGTCAAGGACGCCATCCCCGGTGGCAACGTCAAGAAGGGTGACGTCGTCAAGGCCGTCATCGTCCGCACCACCAAGGAGCGTCGTCGCAACGACGGTTCCTACATCAAGTTCGACGAGAACGCCGCCGTCATCCTCAAGGCTGACGGCGAGCCGCGCGGGACGCGCATCTTCGGCCCGGTCGGTCGCGAGCTGCGCGACAAGAAGTTCATGAAGATCGTCTCGCTCGCACCGGAGGTGATCTGATCCATGGCCAAGCTCAAGATCAAGAAGGGCGACCTCGTCCAGGTCCTGTCCGGCAAGGACAAGGGCCTGCAGGGCAAGGTCATCTCGGTCAACACCGAGACCCAGCGCGTCGTGGTCGAGGGTGTCCAGCGGGTCACCCGCCACACCAAGGCCGGCATCGGCGGCCAGGCCGGCGGCCTGGTCGTCTCCGAGGCGCCGATCCACGTGAGCAACGTGGCGATCGTCGACCCCGAGGACAACAAGCCGACCCGCATCAAGACCCGCGTCGAGACCGTCGAGCGCGACGGTCGCACCAAGGCGAGCCGCACCCGCGTCGCGGGCCGCTCGGGCAAGGACCTCTGAGATGACTGACACCATCGAGACCGCCGTCGAGGCCCCGCGCCTCAAGGGCAAGTACGCCGATCAGGTCGTCCCCGCGCTGCAGGAGCAGTTCGGCTACGACAACGCGATGCAGGTTCCCCGCGTCGTCAAGGTCGTCGTCAACATGGGCGTCGGCGACGCCGCCAAGGACAGCAAGCTGATCGAGGGCGCGATCCGCGACCTGACCGCCATCACCGGTCAGAAGCCGCAGGTCACCAAGGCCCGCAAGTCCATCGCGCAGTTCAAGCTGCGCGAGGGCATGCCGATCGGCTGCCACGTCACGCTGCGCGGTGCGCGCATGTGGGAGTTCCTCGACCGCCTCACGGCGATCGCGCTGCCCCGTATCCGTGACTTCCGTGGCCTGAACCCGAAGCAGTTCGACGGCAACGGCAACTACACCTTCGGTCTGACCGAGCAGTCGATGTTCCACGAGATCGACCAGGACAAGATCGATCGCGTCCGCGGCATGGACATCACCGTGGTCACGACCGCGACGAACGACGACGAGGGCCGCGCGCTGCTCAAGCAGCTGGGCTTCCCCTTCAAGGAGAACTGACATGGCGAAGACCGCCCTGATCAACAAGGCGAACAAGAAGCCGAAGTTCAAGGTCCGCGGCTACACGCGGTGCCAGCGCTGCGGCCGGCCGCACTCGGTCTACCGCAAGTTCGGCCTGTGCCGTGTGTGCCTTCGCGAGATGGCACACCGCGGCGAGCTCCCCGGTGTGACCAAGTCCAGCTGGTGACCCACCCTGGGTCCGACACCTGTCGGGCCCACCGCGACCCAGGTCGCACCACAACCCACGAACCGTTCTACATCGAAGGTCGCTCCGGGCTCCGGAGGGAAACCGCGATGAGAGAGGGCAGGCAGAGCCCATGACCATGACCGACCCGATTGCGGACATGCTGACCCGCGTCCGGAACGCCAACTCGGCGCACCACGACGTCGTCTCCATGCCGTACTCCAAGCTCAAGTCGCACATCGCGGAGATCCTCCAGGCGGAGGGTTTCATCGCGGGGTGGGAGGTCGAGGAGGCGACCGTCGGCAAGACGCTGACGATCAACCTCAAGTACGGCCCCAACCGTGAGCGCTCCATCGCGGGCGTGCGCCGGGTGTCCAAGCCCGGTCTGCGCGTCTACGCGAAGTCCACCAACCTGCCGAAGGTGCTCGGCGGCCTGGGCGTGGCGATCATCTCCACGTCCTCCGGCCTCCTCACCGACAAGCAGGCCGCAACCAAGGGTGTGGGCGGGGAAGTCCTCGCCTACGTCTGGTAAGGGGAAGCAGACATGTCGCGTATCGGACGACTCCCGGTCGCCATCCCCAGCGGTGTCGACATCGCCATCGAGGGCCAGACCGTCAAGGTCAAGGGCCCCAAGGGCGAGCTGCAGGTCATCGTGACCGAGCCGATCACGGTCGAGAAGACCGAGGCCGGCGTCGAGGTCAAGCGTCCCGACGACGAGCGCGAGTCGCGCTCGCTCCACGGCCTGACCCGCAGCCTCATCAACAACATGGTCGTCGGTGTCACCGAGGGCTACGAGAAGAAGCTCGAGATCCACGGCACCGGTTACCGCGTGCAGAACAAGGGCGGTTCGCTCGAGTTCGCGCTCGGCTACAGCCACCCGATCACCATCGAGGCCCCCGAGGGGATCAGCTTCAACGTCGAGAACCCCACGCGCTTCAGCGTCCAGGGCATCGACAAGCAGCTCGTCGGCGAGACCGCTGCCAACATCCGCAAGCTCCGCCGCCCCGACCCGTACAAGGGCAAGGGTGTCCGGTACGAGGGCGAGCAGATCCGTCGCAAGGTCGGAAAGGCTGGTAAGTAACCCATGGCCAAGATCGTCAAGCGTGCCAAGGGCAAGAGCGCCGCTCGCGGGCGTCGCCACCTTCGCCTGCGCAAGAAGGTCACCGGCACCGCGGCCCGTCCGCGGCTGGTGGTCACCCGCAGCAGCCGCCACGTCTTCGTCCAGGTCGTCGACGACACGATCGGCAAGACCGTCGCGTCCGCGTCGACCATGGAGGCCGACGTGCGTGCGCTCGAGGCCGACAAGACCGAGCGGGCCAAGAAGGTCGGGGAGCTCGTTGCCGAGCGCGCCAAGTCCGCTGGTGTCGAGGCCGTCGTCTTCGACCGCGGTGGCAACCGCTACCACGGTCGCGTCGCCGCGATCGCGGACGGCGCCCGCGAAGGGGGTCTGACGCTGTGATGCAGACCCAGAACGTCGAGAAGAGGAACATCTGATGCCCGGACCCCAGCGTCGAGGCGCCGGTGCCGCAGGCACCAACGAGCGCTCCAACAACGACCGTCGTGACAACCGCGGCGGTGGCCGTGACCGTCGTGACGGTGGCCGTGACCGCACCGAGAGCCAGTTCCTCGAGCGCGTCGTGACCATCAACCGCGTGGCCAAGGTCGTCAAGGGCGGTCGCCGCTTCAGCTTCACCGCCCTGGTCGTCGTCGGTGACGGCGACGGCACCGTCGGTGTCGGCTACGGCAAGGCCAAGGAGGTCCCGGCCGCGATCGCCAAGGGTGTCGAGGAGGCGAAGAAGAACTTCTTCACCGTCCCGCGCATCCAGGGCACGATCCCGCACCCCATCCAGGGTGAGGCCGCGGCCGGCGTCGTCATGCTCCGCCCCGCCAGCCCCGGTACCGGTGTCATCGCCGGTGGCCCGGTGCGTGCGGTGCTCGAGTGCGCCGGCATCCACGACGTGCTGTCCAAGAGCCTCGGCTCGGACAACGCGATCAACATCGTCCACGCGACCGTCGAGGCCCTGCGCGGCCTCGAGCGTCCCGAGGCCGTCGCGGCTCGCCGCGGTCTGCCCCTGGACGAGGTCGCCCCGGCAGCCATGCTGCGCGCCCAGGCCGCTGGTCGCGCCGAGGCCGCCGAGAAGGCAAAGGCGGGTGCGTGATGGCACAGCTCAAGGTGACCCAGACCCGTTCGGAGATCGGTGGCAAGCAGAACCAGCGCGACACGCTGCGCAGCCTCGGTCTGAAGCGCATCGGCGACGTCGTCGTCAAGGAGGACCGCCCGGAGATCCGTGGCATGGTCCAGACGGTTCGCCACCTGGTGACCGTCGAGGAGGTTGACTGATCATGGCTGACTCCAAGGCCAACCCGACCCCGGAGCAGGGCACGCACGCTCTCAAGGTGCACCACCTGCGTCCGGCCCCCGGGGCCAAGACCGCCAAG
Encoded proteins:
- the rpsQ gene encoding 30S ribosomal protein S17 produces the protein MVTQRNDRKTRRGYVVSDKMDKTVVVEVEDRVKHALYGKVMRKTSKVKAHDEENVAGIGDHVLIMETRPLSANKRWRLVEILEKAK
- the rplN gene encoding 50S ribosomal protein L14, whose product is MIQQESRLRVADNTGAKEILCIRVLGGSGRRYAGVGDTIVATVKDAIPGGNVKKGDVVKAVIVRTTKERRRNDGSYIKFDENAAVILKADGEPRGTRIFGPVGRELRDKKFMKIVSLAPEVI
- the rplX gene encoding 50S ribosomal protein L24 codes for the protein MAKLKIKKGDLVQVLSGKDKGLQGKVISVNTETQRVVVEGVQRVTRHTKAGIGGQAGGLVVSEAPIHVSNVAIVDPEDNKPTRIKTRVETVERDGRTKASRTRVAGRSGKDL
- the rplE gene encoding 50S ribosomal protein L5; amino-acid sequence: MTDTIETAVEAPRLKGKYADQVVPALQEQFGYDNAMQVPRVVKVVVNMGVGDAAKDSKLIEGAIRDLTAITGQKPQVTKARKSIAQFKLREGMPIGCHVTLRGARMWEFLDRLTAIALPRIRDFRGLNPKQFDGNGNYTFGLTEQSMFHEIDQDKIDRVRGMDITVVTTATNDDEGRALLKQLGFPFKEN
- a CDS encoding type Z 30S ribosomal protein S14 — encoded protein: MAKTALINKANKKPKFKVRGYTRCQRCGRPHSVYRKFGLCRVCLREMAHRGELPGVTKSSW
- the rpsH gene encoding 30S ribosomal protein S8; amino-acid sequence: MTMTDPIADMLTRVRNANSAHHDVVSMPYSKLKSHIAEILQAEGFIAGWEVEEATVGKTLTINLKYGPNRERSIAGVRRVSKPGLRVYAKSTNLPKVLGGLGVAIISTSSGLLTDKQAATKGVGGEVLAYVW
- the rplF gene encoding 50S ribosomal protein L6; this encodes MSRIGRLPVAIPSGVDIAIEGQTVKVKGPKGELQVIVTEPITVEKTEAGVEVKRPDDERESRSLHGLTRSLINNMVVGVTEGYEKKLEIHGTGYRVQNKGGSLEFALGYSHPITIEAPEGISFNVENPTRFSVQGIDKQLVGETAANIRKLRRPDPYKGKGVRYEGEQIRRKVGKAGK
- the rplR gene encoding 50S ribosomal protein L18, with the protein product MAKIVKRAKGKSAARGRRHLRLRKKVTGTAARPRLVVTRSSRHVFVQVVDDTIGKTVASASTMEADVRALEADKTERAKKVGELVAERAKSAGVEAVVFDRGGNRYHGRVAAIADGAREGGLTL
- the rpsE gene encoding 30S ribosomal protein S5 produces the protein MPGPQRRGAGAAGTNERSNNDRRDNRGGGRDRRDGGRDRTESQFLERVVTINRVAKVVKGGRRFSFTALVVVGDGDGTVGVGYGKAKEVPAAIAKGVEEAKKNFFTVPRIQGTIPHPIQGEAAAGVVMLRPASPGTGVIAGGPVRAVLECAGIHDVLSKSLGSDNAINIVHATVEALRGLERPEAVAARRGLPLDEVAPAAMLRAQAAGRAEAAEKAKAGA
- the rpmD gene encoding 50S ribosomal protein L30 produces the protein MAQLKVTQTRSEIGGKQNQRDTLRSLGLKRIGDVVVKEDRPEIRGMVQTVRHLVTVEEVD